Below is a window of Methanocaldococcus jannaschii DSM 2661 DNA.
GTTTATTCCCTCAGCCAAGAGTTTTGGAATTGGAGCTACTCCAGAAGCTAATTTTAAGTTGCTAATTGGGTTATGAGAGACGTTTATGTTTTTTTGTTTCATTATTTTGATTTCTTCATCTGTTAAATGCACGCAGTGAGCGGCTATAGCTCTAACATCATCAAAGAAACCAAAGGAGTTTAAATAAATAAACGGCTCCATACCCGTTTTCTCTTTAACCATTTTAATCTCATCTAAGGTTTCATTTAGATGTATATGTATAGGGACGTTGTATTTTTTAGCTAAGTTATTAACTTCCATTAAAAGCTCTTTGGAGCAAGTGTATGGAGCATGAGGGCCAAGAGCTGGCATTATTCTACTATTATTTAAGCTGTTTATGTAGTTTATATACTTCTCAGCATTTTTAAGCTCTCTCTCCCTTCTCTCCTCATCAAATAAATCAATCATTCCGTAGGCTAAAACTGCCCTCATTCCACTTTCATCAACTGCCTTAGCAATCCCTTCCAAAAAGAAATACATATCGTTAAAAGTAGTAGTTCCACTTCTAATCATCTCAATACATCCTAATAGTGTTCCCCAATAAACAATTTCTTCATTTAACTTTGCCTCCATAGGCCAGATGTAGTTGTTTAACCACTCCATTAAAGGTAAATCATCAGCAACTCCTCTGAATAATGTCATTGGTATGTGGGTGTGAGTATTTATCAACCCAGGGATTGCTATCTTGTTCTTTCCATCTATAATTTCAGCATTCTCTATTTCTTCTTTTTTAACCTCTCCAATCTTTTTTATTTTATTTCCTTCAATTAGTATATCCTGTCTCTTCCCATTTACAAATACATTTTTTATCAATATCACTGTTTCACCTTGTATTACTGTAAATTGTGGAATTTAACAAAGTAATCAAAGAATTCTTTGAATTCCTTTAATACATCTTTTCTGTAACCAATATAGTTATGAACGATATATTTATCTTTCTCAATCTGAATGTTTTTCAAGTCTTGTGGTTCGATTATGAAATCTGTAGGGACGGTAAATATAAACAACTTCTTTCTTAAGATATCCTCTAACTGCTTTCTTAATGGTTCTATACAGTATTTAACTACTTCTTCTTTAGATGAGAGATATATGTATCCTAACTCAATAAGTTTTTCCCTATGAGCTTCCAAAGTTTTAATATAAATATTTATAACTTTATCGAACTCTTCTTTAGAAATCCAAAATGGATGTCTATTTTTAAAGAAATTAAGGCGTTCCTCTACTATTTTATGATACTTTCCTTTTTCTAATAGTTTGTATCTAACTTTTCCTTCACCATCTTTTATTTCTTCATATAAGTTATAAAGTATCCAACTTCTAAGCATAAGAATATATGGGATGGAAGTATATTGAAGTAGAGCATAATATTTTCCAAAACTTAAAGTGTTTTGCGGGCGAATAACTTCGATATTATATTCGTCTATTGGTATATCTTCGTATTCAGCTAAGTCGAATAATGGAATGTCCCTTAAAGCAGAGCTTAAAAGAATTACAGCGTCAGATAGTAATATCTTTCTGGTAGTTCTATCTAAAATTACTGTCCCAAACGTTTTTTCCAAGTCTTTGATTATACTCCCAATACATATGTATTTGGTGGATTTTTTAGGTTTATAAAATCTAAATGTATTGAATATATTTTCATTGTTTATGAAATATGGAGAATGTAAGATTATAAATACCTGTGAGTCAATATTCTCAGTATCTTTAAGAATCTTTGAAAATCTC
It encodes the following:
- the dadD gene encoding multifunctional 5'-deoxyadenosine/S-adenosyl-L-homocysteine/5'-methylthioadenosine deaminase, coding for MILIKNVFVNGKRQDILIEGNKIKKIGEVKKEEIENAEIIDGKNKIAIPGLINTHTHIPMTLFRGVADDLPLMEWLNNYIWPMEAKLNEEIVYWGTLLGCIEMIRSGTTTFNDMYFFLEGIAKAVDESGMRAVLAYGMIDLFDEERRERELKNAEKYINYINSLNNSRIMPALGPHAPYTCSKELLMEVNNLAKKYNVPIHIHLNETLDEIKMVKEKTGMEPFIYLNSFGFFDDVRAIAAHCVHLTDEEIKIMKQKNINVSHNPISNLKLASGVAPIPKLLAEGINVTLGTDGCGSNNNLNLFEEIKVSAILHKGVNLNPTVVKAEEAFNFATKNGAKALNIKAGEIREGYLADIVLINLDKPYLYPKENIMSHLVYAFNGFVDDVIIDGNIVMRDGEILTVDEEKVYEKAEEMYEILRS